In the Brassica napus cultivar Da-Ae chromosome A7, Da-Ae, whole genome shotgun sequence genome, one interval contains:
- the LOC106358460 gene encoding cytochrome P450 734A1: MEDESSNWLIPKVLLLSVILTLVIVKGMSLFWWRPRKIEEHFSKQGIRGPPYHFFIGNVKELVGMMLKASSHPMPFSHNILPRVLSFYHHWRKIYGATFLVWFGPTSRLTVADPDLIREIFSKSEFYEKNEAHPLVKQLEGDGLLSLKGEKWAHHRKIISPTFHMENLKLLIPVVLKSVTEMVEKWSEKLSETGEVEVDVYEWYQNLTEDVISRTAFGSSYEDGRAIFRLQAQQMILCAEAFQKVFIPGYSFFPTKGNLKSWKLDKEIRKSLLKLIEWRRKSEESKELEPEPAAAAAKDLLALMIQAKNVTVQDIVEECKSFFFAGKQTTSNLLTWTTILLAMHPEWQAKARDEVLRVCGSRDVPTKDHVVKLKTLGMILNESLRLYPPIVATIRRAKSDVELGGYKIPCGTELLIPIIAVHHDQAIWGNDVNEFNPDRFANGVPRAAKHPVGFIPFGLGARTCIGQNLAILQAKLTLAIMIQRFTFHLAPTYQHAPTVLMLLYPQHGAPITFRKLNSCEDR, translated from the exons ATGGAGGACGAAAGTAGCAACTGGTTGATTCCAAAGGTTCTCCTTTTGTCTGTAATCCTTACTCTTGTAATTGTGAAAGGCATGTCTCTGTTTTGGTGGAGACCCAGAAAGATCGAAGAACACTTCTCAAAACAGGGAATTCGAGGTCCTCCCTATCATTTCTTCATCGGTAACGTTAAAGAACTTGTTGGCATGATGCTTAAAGCTTCTTCTCATCCTATGCCTTTCTCTCACAATATCCTTCCAAGAGTTCTCTCTTTCTACCATCACTGGAGGAAAATCTATG gtGCTACGTTTTTGGTATGGTTCGGGCCAACTTCCCGGTTAACGGTGGCGGATCCGGATCTGATCCGAGAAATATTTTCAAAGTCTGAGTTCTATGAGAAGAACGAAGCTCATCCTTTGGTTAAACAGCTTGAAGGCGATGGACTTCTTAGCCTCAAAGGAGAAAAATGGGCTCATCATCGCAAAATCATTAGCCCCACATTTCATATGGAGAATCTCAAA TTGCTTATACCGGTGGTGTTGAAAAGTGTGACGGAGATGGTGGAGAAATGGTCGGAGAAGCTATCAGAAACTGGGGAAGTTGAGGTCGACGTGTATGAGTGGTATCAAAATTTGACCGAAGATGTTATAAGCAGAACAGCTTTTGGAAGTAGCTACGAAGATGGCCGAGCGATTTTTAGACTACAAGCTCAACAGATGATTCTTTGCGCCGAAGCTTTCCAGAAGGTCTTCATCCCTGGTTACAG TTTCTTTCCGACGAAAGGAAATTTGAAATCTTGGAAGTTAGACAAGGAGATAAGGAAGTCTTTGTTGAAGCTAATAGAGTGGCGGAGAAAGAGCGAAGAAAGTAAGGAGCTAGAGCCGGAGCCGGCAGCAGCGGCGGCGAAGGATTTGTTGGCTTTAATGATTCAGGCGAAAAATGTAACGGTGCAGGACATTGTGGAGGAGTGTAAAAGCTTCTTTTTCGCCGGAAAACAGACAACATCCAATCTGCTGACGTGGACGACCATCTTGCTAGCCATGCACCCGGAGTGGCAGGCCAAAGCACGTGATGAGGTCCTCAGGGTCTGCGGCTCACGTGATGTCCCCACTAAAGACCATGTCGTTAAGCTCAAAACG CTGGGCATGATTCTGAACGAGTCCCTAAGGCTGTATCCACCAATTGTAGCGACAATCAGGCGCGCAAAATCGGATGTTGAGCTAGGAGGGTACAAAATCCCATGTGGCACGGAGCTTCTGATCCCAATCATAGCTGTCCATCACGATCAAGCAATATGGGGTAACGACGTAAACGAATTCAATCCAGATCGATTCGCAAACGGAGTGCCTCGTGCTGCGAAACACCCTGTTGGGTTCATACCATTTGGTCTTGGAGCCCGTACCTGCATCGGTCAGAATCTTGCCATTCTTCAAGCCAAATTGACCCTTGCTATAATGATCCAACGCTTCACTTTTCACTTGGCTCCTACTTACCAACACGCACCCACCGTCCTCATGTTGCTCTATCCTCAGCACGGTGCACCGATCACTTTTCGGAAGTTGAACAGTTGCGAGGATCGCTAA